The following are encoded together in the Geobacter sulfurreducens PCA genome:
- a CDS encoding sensor histidine kinase has product MDKRTTDSTPTATPAERERIKRRREGIVIALSVLLILILTRVEIHLSRISSDVPMGSNFLIFGVINVIILLIILLIYLLFRNVAKLLMERRGKALGANLRTKLVIAFVSLSIIPTMLLFFVSATYVNQSIRNWFNTQIENSLSESLEVAQTYYKNSAANALYYGNQISAIIRDQRLLNDENLPRMKELIRQKQKEYNLGIVEVYSAQNEELVRAANPGLPLGEFTNPSSEDIKQGLNGKELTRVNTVGKADLIRGIVPIYSTYRADEVVGAVVVNYFVPYSLVEKMREITASYEQFRQLKILKNPIRSGYILALFLITMVIIFLAVWFGLHLANSLTTPIQELAEATRQVAEGNLNIRLGQRTDDELGMLVAAFNKMTDDLRSNQLALKNANDELSRSNQELEQRRRHMEIVLRNVAAGVIAVDRGGTITTINPSAARLLQIDMPRAVGHNFREVLKGEQLDIVKGVLRDMVMAKKDSISRQITVPVRDSRATFLFNLSVLRDESGEFLGTVVVFDDMTQLIKAQRMAAWREVARRIAHEIKNPLTPIQLSAQRLRKRYLPRFGDEDRVFDECTAMIVKSVDELKTLVDEFSNFARMPAAHPSPNDLNAVIREAVTLFREGHRGVAFGFSADDRLPLLQLDRDQIKRVFINLLDNAVAAMGGTGEVRIMSRFDPELKMAVVTVADTGPGIPPEDKTRVFEPYFSTKASGTGLGLAIVSSIITDHHGFIRVRDNEPRGTKFVIELPVTG; this is encoded by the coding sequence ATGGACAAACGGACCACGGACAGCACGCCTACAGCAACACCAGCCGAACGGGAACGGATCAAGCGGCGCCGCGAAGGGATCGTCATCGCCCTGTCGGTGCTCCTGATCCTGATCCTGACCCGGGTGGAGATCCACCTGTCGCGCATCAGCTCCGATGTGCCGATGGGGAGCAACTTCCTGATCTTCGGCGTCATCAACGTCATCATCCTGCTGATCATCCTCCTCATCTACCTTCTGTTCCGCAACGTGGCAAAGCTTCTGATGGAGCGACGGGGCAAGGCCCTGGGGGCCAACCTGCGCACGAAACTCGTCATCGCCTTCGTGAGCCTCTCCATCATCCCCACCATGCTCCTGTTCTTTGTCTCGGCCACCTACGTGAACCAGAGCATCCGCAACTGGTTCAACACCCAGATCGAAAACTCCCTCTCCGAATCGCTGGAGGTTGCCCAGACCTACTACAAGAATTCGGCGGCCAACGCTCTCTACTACGGTAACCAGATCAGCGCCATCATCCGGGACCAGCGCCTGCTCAACGACGAGAACCTGCCGCGGATGAAGGAGCTGATCCGCCAGAAGCAGAAGGAGTACAACCTGGGAATCGTGGAGGTCTACTCGGCCCAGAATGAGGAGCTGGTCCGCGCCGCGAACCCGGGGCTCCCGCTGGGGGAGTTCACCAACCCTTCCTCCGAAGACATCAAGCAGGGGCTCAACGGCAAGGAACTGACCCGGGTCAACACGGTGGGTAAGGCCGACCTCATCCGCGGCATCGTGCCGATCTATTCCACCTACCGCGCCGACGAGGTGGTGGGGGCGGTGGTGGTCAACTACTTCGTCCCCTACTCCCTGGTGGAGAAAATGCGGGAGATCACCGCCTCCTACGAGCAGTTCCGTCAGCTCAAAATCCTGAAGAATCCCATCCGGTCCGGCTACATCCTGGCCCTGTTCCTGATCACCATGGTGATTATCTTCCTGGCGGTCTGGTTCGGACTCCACCTGGCCAACAGCCTCACCACGCCGATCCAGGAACTGGCCGAAGCGACCCGTCAGGTGGCCGAGGGAAACCTGAACATCCGCCTGGGCCAGCGGACCGACGATGAGCTGGGCATGCTGGTGGCCGCCTTCAACAAGATGACCGACGACCTGCGAAGCAACCAGCTGGCCCTGAAAAACGCCAACGACGAGTTGTCGCGCAGCAACCAGGAACTGGAACAGCGGCGGCGCCATATGGAAATTGTGCTCCGCAACGTGGCTGCCGGGGTCATCGCCGTGGACCGGGGGGGGACGATAACCACCATCAACCCCTCAGCGGCCCGGCTCCTGCAGATCGACATGCCCCGGGCCGTGGGCCACAACTTCCGGGAGGTGCTCAAGGGAGAGCAGCTCGACATCGTGAAGGGGGTCCTGCGGGACATGGTCATGGCCAAGAAGGACAGCATCAGCCGCCAGATCACGGTGCCGGTGCGGGACAGCCGGGCGACGTTCCTCTTCAACCTGTCGGTCCTGCGGGACGAGAGCGGCGAATTCCTCGGCACCGTGGTGGTCTTCGACGACATGACCCAGTTGATCAAGGCCCAGCGGATGGCCGCCTGGCGCGAGGTGGCCCGCCGCATCGCCCACGAGATCAAGAATCCGCTGACCCCGATCCAGCTCTCGGCCCAACGGCTGCGCAAGCGCTACCTTCCCCGCTTCGGCGACGAAGACCGGGTCTTTGACGAGTGCACGGCCATGATCGTCAAATCCGTTGACGAACTGAAGACCCTGGTGGACGAGTTCTCCAACTTCGCCCGGATGCCTGCGGCCCATCCCTCCCCCAACGACCTGAACGCCGTCATCCGCGAGGCAGTCACCCTCTTCCGGGAAGGGCACCGCGGCGTCGCGTTCGGCTTCAGCGCCGACGACCGGCTGCCCCTGCTGCAGCTGGACCGGGACCAGATCAAGCGGGTCTTCATCAACCTCCTGGACAACGCCGTGGCGGCCATGGGGGGGACGGGCGAGGTCCGGATCATGAGCCGCTTCGATCCGGAGCTGAAAATGGCGGTGGTGACCGTGGCCGATACGGGGCCGGGCATCCCCCCGGAGGACAAGACGCGGGTCTTCGAGCCCTACTTCTCCACCAAGGCGTCGGGCACCGGCCTGGGGCTCGCCATCGTCAGCAGCATCATCACCGACCATCACGGGTTCATCCGGGTGCGGGACAACGAGCCCCGGGGGACCAAGTTCGTCATCGAACTGCCCGTGACGGGATAG